From Thalassococcus sp. S3, one genomic window encodes:
- the ssb gene encoding single-stranded DNA-binding protein: MAGSVNKVILIGNLGRDPEVRTFQNGGKVCNLRIATSETWKDRNTGERRERTEWHSVAIFSEPLARVAEQYLRKGSKVYLEGQLETRKWQDQSGQDRYSTEVVLRPYTSTLTMLDGRGEGGGGMGGGGGGYGGGQGGGYDSGPQDGGYGGGSGGGGSRDIDDEIPF, encoded by the coding sequence ATGGCAGGTTCGGTAAACAAGGTCATTCTGATCGGCAATCTTGGCCGCGACCCGGAGGTGCGGACCTTCCAGAATGGCGGCAAGGTCTGCAATCTTCGTATTGCGACCTCTGAAACATGGAAAGATCGCAACACCGGAGAGCGGCGCGAGAGAACGGAATGGCACAGCGTGGCCATCTTCTCGGAACCGCTTGCCCGGGTGGCCGAGCAATATCTGCGCAAAGGGTCCAAAGTCTATCTCGAAGGTCAGCTTGAGACGCGCAAATGGCAGGACCAGTCCGGTCAGGACCGCTACAGCACCGAGGTTGTCTTGCGTCCCTATACATCGACATTGACCATGCTCGACGGTCGCGGCGAAGGCGGCGGCGGTATGGGTGGTGGCGGCGGTGGCTATGGCGGCGGTCAGGGCGGCGGCTATGACAGCGGACCACAGGATGGCGGCTATGGCGGGGGGTCCGGCGGGGGCGGATCGCGCGATATCGACGATGAAATCCCCTTCTGA
- a CDS encoding lytic transglycosylase domain-containing protein: MHRLIIAVFAAALTAPSGAQADIFSTKNRPDLFKSQARVLDSRASKQYANSVRLQPPTVRTPSKWNAPGYNGKYRGVYLGMARDAARRHGVPEDLFLRLVQQESNWNPKALSHKGAIGLAQLMPGTARKLRVDPNDPYENLDGGARYLSMQYRTFGSWRLALAAYNAGPGAVKKHGGIPPFKETRNYVRIIWGS; encoded by the coding sequence ATGCATAGATTGATCATCGCGGTTTTCGCGGCAGCGCTTACGGCACCGTCAGGGGCGCAGGCGGACATCTTTTCGACGAAGAACAGGCCTGACCTTTTCAAGAGCCAGGCGCGCGTTCTTGATAGCCGGGCCTCCAAGCAATATGCCAATTCCGTGAGGCTCCAGCCCCCGACCGTGCGCACGCCCAGCAAGTGGAACGCGCCGGGCTATAATGGTAAATATCGCGGCGTCTATCTTGGCATGGCGCGGGACGCGGCCCGACGTCACGGTGTGCCGGAAGACCTGTTCCTGCGCCTCGTCCAGCAAGAGAGCAACTGGAACCCAAAGGCGCTGTCACACAAAGGGGCAATCGGGTTGGCCCAGTTGATGCCGGGCACCGCGCGCAAGCTGCGCGTCGACCCGAACGACCCCTATGAAAACCTTGATGGCGGCGCCCGATACCTTTCCATGCAATACCGCACATTCGGCTCATGGCGCCTGGCGCTCGCCGCCTACAATGCCGGTCCGGGCGCGGTGAAAAAGCATGGCGGCATCCCGCCCTTCAAGGAAACCCGCAACTACGTCCGCATCATCTGGGGCAGCTAA
- the aroB gene encoding 3-dehydroquinate synthase: MRQTVHVPLGDRAYDVQIGPGLLAESGSLIAPLLQRPRVAAVTDTIVEDLHLETLRSGLEAQGIDMVSLALPPGEATKSWPRLTQTIDWLLDQKIERRDVVVALGGGVIGDLVGFAASILRRGVRFVQIPTSLLAQVDSSVGGKTGINATQGKNLIGAFHQPALVLADTDVLSTLRPRDFLAGYGEVVKYGLLGDADFFDWLETHGTDLAGGDQEARVRAVTRSVQMKADIVARDETEQGDRALLNLGHTFCHALEAATGYSDRLLHGEGVAIGCGLAFVLSSRLGLCAQEDPSRVLAHLRAMGMKAGLADISGELPDADGLLDLMGQDKKVVDGQLRFILARGIGSAFVTSDVPRNEVRTVLGDALAQRA, translated from the coding sequence ATGCGCCAAACCGTTCACGTCCCCTTGGGAGATCGCGCATATGATGTGCAGATCGGCCCCGGCCTGCTTGCCGAAAGTGGCTCATTGATCGCACCGCTTTTGCAGCGGCCCCGGGTTGCGGCGGTGACCGACACTATCGTGGAAGATCTGCACCTTGAGACCCTGCGCAGCGGTCTTGAGGCGCAGGGCATCGACATGGTCAGTCTTGCGCTCCCGCCCGGGGAAGCCACCAAATCCTGGCCGCGCCTCACGCAGACGATTGATTGGCTGCTCGATCAGAAGATCGAGCGTCGGGATGTCGTTGTGGCCCTTGGCGGTGGGGTGATCGGCGATCTTGTGGGATTTGCGGCCTCCATTCTGCGCAGGGGCGTTCGGTTTGTGCAGATCCCCACGTCGCTTTTGGCCCAGGTCGACAGTTCGGTGGGCGGCAAGACGGGTATCAATGCGACGCAAGGCAAGAACCTGATCGGCGCCTTTCATCAGCCCGCGCTGGTTCTGGCGGATACCGATGTCCTCTCCACGCTTCGCCCGCGTGATTTTCTGGCCGGATATGGCGAGGTGGTGAAATACGGGCTTCTCGGTGACGCAGACTTCTTCGATTGGCTCGAGACGCATGGCACCGACCTGGCCGGTGGAGACCAGGAGGCGCGGGTTCGGGCAGTGACACGATCGGTCCAGATGAAGGCGGATATCGTGGCGCGCGACGAGACAGAGCAGGGGGATCGCGCCCTGCTGAACCTGGGTCACACGTTTTGCCACGCGCTGGAAGCCGCAACGGGCTATTCCGACAGATTGCTGCATGGGGAGGGCGTGGCCATCGGGTGCGGACTGGCCTTTGTGTTGTCAAGCAGGCTGGGCCTTTGCGCACAGGAGGATCCCAGCCGCGTTCTGGCGCATCTGCGAGCCATGGGCATGAAGGCGGGTCTCGCGGACATTTCCGGCGAACTTCCCGATGCGGACGGTCTGCTGGATCTGATGGGGCAGGACAAAAAGGTGGTCGACGGTCAACTGCGCTTCATTCTTGCGCGCGGGATCGGGTCGGCGTTTGTGACGTCGGATGTTCCACGCAATGAGGTGCGCACCGTGCTTGGCGATGCGCTGGCGCAGAGAGCCTAA